In the genome of Desertibacillus haloalkaliphilus, one region contains:
- a CDS encoding GIY-YIG nuclease family protein, whose amino-acid sequence MESRGEHYVYMLKCKDGSFYTGYTTNVAERFIKHQQGKGAKYTRGRTPLVLVYQQQYESKRDAMQAEYAIKQLTRDEKLKFVKEGAVIDVATKQLQ is encoded by the coding sequence ATGGAAAGTAGGGGTGAGCATTACGTCTATATGCTGAAATGTAAGGATGGGAGCTTTTACACGGGTTATACAACCAATGTCGCAGAACGCTTCATAAAACACCAGCAAGGCAAAGGGGCAAAGTATACACGTGGACGCACCCCGCTCGTACTTGTCTATCAACAGCAATATGAATCGAAGCGTGATGCGATGCAGGCGGAGTATGCAATCAAACAATTAACACGAGATGAAAAGCTCAAGTTTGTTAAAGAAGGAGCGGTTATAGATGTGGCAACAAAGCAGTTACAGTGA
- the holB gene encoding DNA polymerase III subunit delta', which produces MSWQEVESKQPTVAKVLTNSIIRDRLAHAYLFEGKRGTGKKEVAYELAKSHFCQHRNGAEPCQQCAECKRITSGNHPDVHFIAPEGQSIKKGQVEHLQKEFTYRGVESKKKVYIIADAEQMTASAANSLLKFLEEPEGPTIAILLTEQPQRILNTVLSRSQVISFSPLPPGRFSEQLVNRGIAEPVAKVLAELTNDLREADEFCEDDWIVQARNLVIQLTGEVHERPHQVMFTLQDKWINLFKSKDEVNIGLDLILLWYRDILFVQLGETDQITYIDQANLLQKQALSSSRDKLTKQMTAILEAKRHLSANVNTQLLMEKLLLRLQEG; this is translated from the coding sequence ATGAGTTGGCAAGAAGTTGAAAGTAAACAACCAACAGTAGCAAAAGTATTAACAAACTCGATTATTCGAGATCGCTTAGCTCACGCCTATTTATTTGAAGGTAAACGTGGTACAGGGAAGAAGGAGGTTGCCTATGAGTTGGCAAAAAGTCATTTTTGCCAGCATAGAAATGGAGCCGAACCGTGCCAACAATGTGCGGAATGTAAACGGATAACGTCTGGAAATCATCCAGACGTTCACTTCATTGCTCCAGAGGGACAGTCGATTAAAAAGGGTCAAGTTGAGCATTTGCAAAAGGAATTTACCTATCGGGGTGTTGAATCAAAGAAAAAGGTCTATATTATCGCTGATGCCGAACAAATGACAGCTAGTGCAGCGAATAGCCTACTTAAATTTCTAGAAGAACCAGAAGGTCCGACGATCGCAATCCTATTAACGGAACAACCACAGCGAATTCTTAATACGGTCCTATCAAGGAGCCAAGTGATCTCATTTTCACCACTTCCTCCAGGTCGTTTTTCCGAGCAACTAGTAAATAGAGGAATTGCTGAGCCAGTAGCAAAAGTCCTTGCTGAGTTAACCAATGATTTACGTGAAGCAGACGAGTTTTGTGAAGACGACTGGATTGTACAAGCACGTAATCTAGTGATACAATTAACAGGAGAGGTTCATGAGCGACCTCATCAAGTTATGTTTACATTGCAGGATAAATGGATCAACCTATTCAAAAGTAAGGATGAAGTGAATATAGGTTTAGATCTAATCCTCCTTTGGTATAGAGATATTTTATTTGTGCAGCTAGGTGAAACGGATCAGATAACCTATATCGATCAAGCAAACCTGTTGCAAAAACAAGCACTCTCTAGCTCTCGGGATAAACTTACAAAACAGATGACGGCGATTCTCGAAGCGAAGAGACATCTGAGTGCAAATGTGAATACCCAATTATTAATGGAGAAGTTGCTGCTCAGGTTACAGGAGGGATAA
- the tmk gene encoding dTMP kinase — protein sequence MFITVEGGEGAGKSTIIQKLERDLLERGVEVVTTREPGGIEIAEKIRALILDPEHTAMDARTEALLYAAARRQHLVEKVIPALEQQKVVLCDRFIDSSLAYQGYARGIGVKEIEAINEFAIGSRYPDLTFYFDVDPEVGLARIQANQGREVNRLDLEKKSFHTLVREGYQQLASAYPERIVVINADQSIDDVYANVKQVANERLMFD from the coding sequence ATGTTTATTACTGTAGAAGGTGGAGAAGGAGCAGGAAAATCAACAATCATACAGAAGTTAGAACGTGATTTGTTAGAACGCGGGGTTGAAGTGGTAACAACGAGAGAGCCTGGTGGGATTGAAATTGCTGAAAAGATTCGAGCACTTATCCTTGATCCAGAACATACTGCAATGGATGCCAGAACAGAAGCACTCCTTTATGCCGCAGCACGTCGGCAGCATCTAGTTGAAAAGGTGATTCCAGCGTTAGAGCAACAGAAAGTCGTCTTGTGTGATCGTTTTATCGATAGCAGTCTAGCCTATCAAGGATATGCGCGAGGAATCGGAGTAAAAGAGATTGAAGCGATTAACGAATTTGCGATTGGCAGTCGCTATCCTGATTTGACCTTTTATTTTGACGTTGACCCAGAGGTTGGTCTAGCACGTATTCAAGCCAATCAAGGTCGAGAAGTAAACCGGCTTGACTTAGAAAAGAAATCTTTTCACACATTGGTTCGTGAAGGCTACCAACAGCTCGCTTCTGCATACCCAGAGCGAATCGTCGTCATTAATGCTGACCAATCAATTGATGACGTGTACGCTAATGTTAAACAGGTGGCAAATGAACGTCTAATGTTTGACTAG
- a CDS encoding BCCT family transporter, with translation MRNVSVVFYASLAIVACLVLMGITMPESLESVTSSTQGFITNSFGWYYLAIVSVFVFVCFYLLVSPVGQIKLGKQEDKPEFSRPTWLAMLFSAGVGIGLIFYGTAEPISHYAVSSPTGELGTDQGVMDAMRFTFFHWGIHAWAIYGSVALVLGYFTFRKGERSLISSTLRPLIGKHADGTVGKVIDVIAVISTVIGVATTLGFGAMQINGGLTYLFGIPSNITSQTIIVLIVTALFMISALTGLSKGIKILSNLNMGLSAVLFLIVFVFGSTIFTLNLFIDTIGAYMQNFINMSFRIAPLNEESRSWINGWTIFYWAWWIAWSPFVGIFIARVSKGRTIREFVVYVLLVPSLIGFLWFTTFGSAAITTEMSGLLSISSLSPEESLFGVLEGYPLSMAISILAILIIVTFFVTSADSGTFVIGMMTTNGSQNPSSRIKVTWGIFLSITALALLYSGGLQALQNTMIIAALPFSVIMGLMVFSLLKSLQKEAKEMGIGQLRNRQKKKTDGKVTNENAKKAI, from the coding sequence ATGAGAAATGTTTCAGTTGTTTTTTACGCATCATTAGCAATAGTGGCATGTCTTGTCCTTATGGGAATTACAATGCCTGAATCATTAGAGAGTGTCACTAGTAGCACACAAGGTTTTATTACCAATTCGTTTGGTTGGTATTACTTAGCCATAGTATCGGTGTTTGTATTCGTGTGCTTTTACTTACTAGTAAGTCCAGTTGGCCAGATCAAACTAGGGAAACAAGAGGACAAGCCAGAGTTTTCGCGACCAACTTGGCTCGCCATGCTATTTAGTGCAGGTGTTGGTATTGGTTTAATTTTCTATGGCACAGCCGAACCTATTAGTCACTACGCTGTAAGTTCACCTACAGGTGAACTTGGGACTGATCAAGGCGTTATGGATGCAATGAGATTTACATTTTTTCACTGGGGTATCCATGCATGGGCAATCTATGGGTCCGTTGCTTTAGTTCTTGGTTACTTTACCTTTAGAAAAGGTGAACGCAGTTTAATTAGTAGTACATTAAGACCGTTAATTGGTAAGCATGCAGATGGAACCGTTGGTAAGGTTATTGATGTCATAGCTGTTATTTCAACAGTTATCGGGGTTGCAACAACACTAGGGTTTGGTGCCATGCAAATAAATGGAGGACTCACCTATTTATTTGGCATACCTAGTAATATTACATCGCAAACTATCATCGTTCTTATTGTTACAGCCTTATTTATGATATCTGCATTAACTGGTTTAAGCAAAGGTATTAAGATCCTAAGTAATTTAAACATGGGACTTTCCGCCGTCCTTTTCTTGATCGTATTTGTTTTTGGATCAACAATTTTTACCTTAAATCTATTTATTGATACCATAGGGGCTTACATGCAAAATTTCATTAATATGAGTTTTCGAATTGCCCCACTTAACGAAGAGAGTCGAAGCTGGATTAATGGATGGACAATTTTCTATTGGGCATGGTGGATTGCTTGGTCTCCATTTGTAGGTATTTTTATCGCCAGAGTATCAAAGGGAAGAACCATCCGTGAATTTGTTGTATATGTTCTACTAGTTCCATCACTTATTGGTTTTCTGTGGTTTACGACATTCGGAAGTGCAGCAATTACAACAGAAATGTCTGGGTTGCTATCAATATCTTCGTTATCACCCGAAGAGTCGCTATTCGGAGTTTTAGAAGGTTATCCACTTAGTATGGCAATATCGATTTTAGCCATTCTGATTATTGTTACGTTCTTTGTTACATCCGCAGACTCTGGTACATTCGTTATAGGTATGATGACAACTAACGGATCACAAAATCCTAGTAGTAGAATTAAGGTCACTTGGGGAATATTCCTTTCAATTACTGCTCTTGCTCTGCTTTATTCTGGTGGACTGCAAGCTCTGCAAAACACAATGATCATTGCAGCTCTTCCATTCTCAGTTATTATGGGGCTAATGGTATTTAGTTTGCTTAAATCTTTACAAAAGGAAGCAAAAGAGATGGGAATTGGACAGTTAAGGAATCGTCAAAAGAAGAAAACAGATGGTAAAGTAACTAATGAAAATGCTAAGAAAGCTATATAA
- a CDS encoding PSP1 domain-containing protein, with translation MHHVVGVRFKKAGKIYYFAPGDFDLPNGESVIVETSRGIEFGKVVIEKKAVGENDVVLPLKQVIRVANSKDKLIVEENKAAAEKAFGICVDKIAEHNLEMKLVDVEYTFDRNKVLFYFTADGRIDFRDLVKDLASIFRTRIELRQIGVRDEAKMLGGIGPCGRVLCCSSFLGDFEPVSIKMAKDQNLSLNPAKISGLCGRLMCCLKYENDHYEEAKKELPDIGQDISGPEGKGRVIGLNILERVVQVELYEQGRVVEYSLEELMNEGAVSAQARE, from the coding sequence GTGCATCATGTAGTCGGTGTCCGTTTTAAAAAAGCAGGAAAAATATATTATTTTGCTCCTGGGGATTTCGACTTACCTAATGGTGAGTCTGTAATCGTAGAGACATCAAGAGGAATCGAATTTGGTAAAGTGGTGATCGAAAAGAAGGCAGTCGGTGAAAACGACGTCGTCCTCCCATTAAAGCAAGTGATTCGAGTAGCGAATAGTAAGGATAAATTAATTGTCGAGGAGAATAAAGCGGCTGCAGAGAAGGCTTTTGGCATTTGTGTTGATAAGATTGCCGAGCATAACCTTGAGATGAAGCTCGTCGATGTTGAATATACATTTGACCGCAACAAGGTTCTTTTTTATTTCACAGCCGATGGACGCATTGATTTCCGTGATTTAGTTAAAGATCTTGCCTCGATTTTCCGTACCCGAATTGAACTACGACAAATCGGTGTTCGTGATGAAGCAAAAATGTTAGGTGGCATTGGCCCTTGTGGGCGTGTTTTATGCTGCTCATCATTTTTAGGGGATTTTGAACCGGTGTCAATCAAGATGGCTAAAGATCAAAATTTATCATTAAATCCGGCAAAAATCTCAGGGTTATGTGGTCGCCTAATGTGTTGTTTAAAATATGAAAATGACCATTACGAAGAGGCAAAGAAAGAGTTGCCTGATATCGGTCAGGATATTAGTGGACCTGAAGGCAAAGGCCGTGTCATTGGTTTGAATATATTAGAGCGCGTTGTTCAAGTCGAACTGTATGAACAAGGTCGTGTCGTTGAATATTCCCTTGAAGAATTAATGAATGAAGGGGCAGTTTCGGCTCAAGCTAGAGAATAA
- a CDS encoding tRNA1(Val) (adenine(37)-N6)-methyltransferase, whose product MVRLNKGERLDYLFDKELQVIQSHDVFSFSIDAVLLAKFTYVPIQKGKIVDLCTGNGVIPLVLSRRSRAAITGVEIQERLYDMAVRSVAINNLEDQLSIIHGDLKDMPAQLGHGQYDLLTCNPPYFETSEVEELNVNRHYAIARHEIMCSLDDVIRVSSQLVKQKGKVALVHRPERLADLITTMRSYRIEPKRVQMIYPKRGKEANIVLIEGIKDGQAGMKVLPSLIVYGEDNQYTETFKEIYYGK is encoded by the coding sequence ATGGTTAGACTAAATAAAGGTGAACGGCTTGATTATTTGTTCGATAAAGAGTTGCAAGTGATTCAAAGTCATGATGTTTTTTCTTTTTCAATTGATGCTGTTTTACTTGCAAAGTTTACGTATGTGCCGATCCAAAAAGGGAAAATTGTTGATTTGTGTACAGGCAATGGTGTCATTCCGCTCGTTCTTAGCCGTCGATCTCGCGCTGCAATTACTGGGGTTGAAATCCAAGAGCGGCTATATGATATGGCAGTAAGAAGTGTAGCTATCAACAATTTAGAAGACCAACTATCAATCATTCATGGAGACCTTAAAGACATGCCTGCACAGCTCGGACATGGCCAATATGACCTCTTGACCTGTAATCCTCCCTACTTCGAAACTAGTGAAGTTGAGGAGTTAAATGTTAACCGTCACTATGCGATTGCTCGTCATGAAATTATGTGCTCATTAGATGATGTGATCCGCGTCTCAAGTCAATTAGTTAAGCAAAAAGGCAAGGTAGCACTTGTTCATAGGCCTGAGCGGCTGGCCGATCTCATCACAACGATGCGCTCATATCGAATTGAGCCGAAGCGTGTACAGATGATTTATCCCAAAAGGGGTAAAGAGGCAAACATCGTCTTAATTGAAGGGATCAAAGATGGACAAGCAGGGATGAAAGTTCTCCCATCACTAATTGTCTACGGTGAGGACAATCAATACACCGAGACGTTTAAGGAGATTTACTATGGAAAGTAG
- a CDS encoding aminotransferase class I/II-fold pyridoxal phosphate-dependent enzyme, translated as MSEREQLPLYNQLLRHAEKCPRSFHVPGHKYGRVFPEVGQAYFSKLLALDATELTGLDDLHAPTEAIQEAQQLTAELYGASQSYFLVGGSTAGNLAMILATCQPGDVVLVQRNSHKSIINGLKLANVTPIFLTPSLTKDAQMGYGVTYDTVEKAIYKYPEAKALLLTNPNYFGMTVNVREMVKLAHQNNVAVLVDEAHGAHFGIGEPFPDSALAAGADLVVHSAHKTLPAMTMASFLHYNSSLVRQEKVEECLELLQSSSPSYPLMASLDLARYYLRGVKGQGISKLVENLHKFKQMLVEIPQVEVLEGEENRYVIDPLKITLRSRCALSGFQIQALLEQQGIYTELADPDHVLFVMPLADEEVDTMVIDTLSAHLSSYDVKSKDTCQQSMEGPAMISALELNYRIIETFKTKRVALADSVGKVSAENIIPYPPGIPLIMKGERIESEQLKRLQILLAEGARFQNKQVSDGLLIVDIDK; from the coding sequence ATGTCAGAACGAGAACAGTTGCCATTGTATAATCAATTACTTAGACATGCAGAGAAATGCCCCCGTTCGTTTCATGTACCTGGCCATAAATATGGACGTGTTTTCCCTGAGGTTGGACAAGCCTATTTTTCAAAATTGCTCGCTCTTGATGCGACTGAGCTTACAGGGTTAGATGACTTGCATGCGCCAACTGAAGCGATTCAAGAAGCACAGCAATTAACGGCAGAGTTATATGGGGCCAGTCAAAGTTATTTTCTTGTGGGTGGTTCTACTGCAGGTAACTTAGCAATGATCCTTGCAACATGTCAGCCTGGTGATGTCGTCTTAGTGCAACGTAATAGTCACAAGTCAATCATTAATGGGTTAAAATTAGCCAATGTAACACCAATTTTTTTAACCCCTTCTTTGACAAAAGATGCACAAATGGGCTATGGAGTGACGTATGATACAGTAGAAAAAGCCATTTATAAGTACCCCGAAGCAAAAGCGTTGTTGCTTACAAACCCGAATTATTTTGGGATGACAGTCAATGTGCGTGAAATGGTCAAACTAGCCCATCAAAATAACGTAGCTGTATTAGTGGATGAAGCGCATGGTGCTCATTTTGGAATAGGAGAACCATTTCCGGATTCGGCACTAGCTGCTGGCGCCGATCTCGTTGTTCATTCTGCTCACAAAACCTTGCCAGCGATGACAATGGCTTCATTTCTTCACTACAATAGCTCTCTGGTTCGTCAGGAAAAGGTTGAGGAGTGCTTGGAACTGCTACAGTCAAGCAGTCCTTCGTACCCGTTAATGGCTTCCTTAGACCTTGCGCGGTATTATCTAAGGGGTGTCAAAGGACAGGGGATTAGTAAGTTAGTAGAAAACCTTCATAAATTCAAACAGATGCTCGTTGAGATTCCGCAAGTTGAAGTGCTTGAAGGTGAAGAGAACCGCTATGTGATTGACCCACTAAAAATCACTCTTCGTTCGAGGTGTGCTCTTTCTGGCTTTCAAATTCAAGCGTTATTAGAGCAGCAAGGGATCTATACCGAGTTGGCAGATCCTGATCATGTTCTGTTTGTCATGCCATTAGCAGATGAAGAGGTTGACACGATGGTCATAGACACATTAAGTGCGCATTTATCATCCTATGATGTAAAGAGTAAGGATACCTGTCAGCAGTCGATGGAGGGGCCCGCCATGATTTCAGCACTTGAACTTAACTACCGAATAATCGAAACTTTTAAAACCAAACGAGTTGCACTCGCAGATTCAGTCGGGAAGGTTTCAGCAGAGAACATCATTCCTTATCCGCCAGGAATCCCGTTGATTATGAAGGGAGAACGGATCGAGAGCGAACAACTGAAACGATTGCAGATTTTGCTAGCTGAAGGGGCAAGATTTCAAAATAAACAAGTAAGTGATGGACTACTCATCGTTGATATTGATAAATAA
- a CDS encoding sigma factor G inhibitor Gin, whose product MGEAYNQQYQHKHKQCVVCDENKQQGIHLFDSFICEDCEREIVLTDTKDKLYKYYLEKLRKIKLPSTS is encoded by the coding sequence ATGGGAGAAGCGTATAACCAACAATATCAACATAAACATAAACAATGTGTTGTTTGCGACGAAAATAAACAACAAGGCATTCATTTATTTGATTCATTTATTTGCGAGGACTGTGAAAGGGAAATTGTCTTAACTGATACGAAAGATAAATTATATAAGTATTACCTTGAAAAATTACGTAAGATCAAATTACCATCAACGAGTTAA
- the yabA gene encoding DNA replication initiation control protein YabA, with amino-acid sequence MEKKEVFSQVSHIEERIGGLHHELGELKEQLALLIEENHYLKIENEHLRKRLEEKEAEEEADQKQSKKANENLKTSVGEGYDNLARLYQEGFHICNLHYGSIRSEGDCLFCLAFLNQK; translated from the coding sequence GTGGAGAAAAAAGAAGTCTTCTCACAAGTTAGTCATATCGAAGAGCGAATTGGCGGGCTACATCATGAGCTAGGTGAGTTAAAGGAACAGCTAGCACTCCTTATTGAAGAAAATCATTATCTAAAGATTGAAAATGAACATCTGCGCAAGCGGCTAGAGGAAAAAGAAGCCGAGGAAGAAGCAGATCAAAAGCAATCTAAAAAAGCAAATGAGAACTTAAAGACGAGCGTTGGTGAAGGTTATGATAATTTAGCGCGACTCTATCAGGAAGGGTTTCACATTTGTAATCTTCATTATGGGAGTATACGATCAGAAGGAGACTGCCTTTTTTGCCTTGCTTTCTTGAATCAAAAATAA
- a CDS encoding cyclic-di-AMP receptor: protein MKLIIAVVQDKDSSRLENALVDTNFRATKLASTGGFLKSGNTTFMIGTDDKHVDDLLDLIKNNCRSREQLVAPVSPMGGNTDSYVPFPVNVQVGGATVFVVPVEQFMQF, encoded by the coding sequence ATGAAGCTAATTATTGCAGTTGTTCAAGATAAGGATAGTAGCCGTCTAGAAAATGCCCTTGTCGATACAAACTTTCGTGCAACCAAATTAGCGAGTACAGGTGGTTTCCTGAAATCAGGGAATACAACATTTATGATTGGAACCGATGACAAACATGTGGATGATCTCCTAGATCTCATTAAAAATAATTGCCGCAGCCGTGAACAGTTGGTCGCACCAGTGTCGCCGATGGGCGGAAACACGGATTCATATGTACCGTTTCCTGTGAACGTCCAAGTCGGTGGTGCAACGGTGTTTGTCGTACCGGTTGAGCAATTTATGCAATTTTAA
- a CDS encoding DUF2179 domain-containing protein: MLQAIIIFIVQLLYVPALTLRTILTVKGMRVQASVMGMIEGIIYVAALGLVFSDLSNYINMAAFALGFGAGVCAGSFLEEKLAIGYVTIEANIPQKNSSLINRLREVGFSVSTSEVEGMNSIRYRLDCTARRNREKEFYRLVSEYEPHAFVASYEPRNFKGGYITKAMKKRRELFLKRKKKKELEKNNQDI; this comes from the coding sequence ATGTTACAAGCCATAATTATTTTTATCGTGCAATTATTGTATGTGCCAGCTTTAACACTCAGAACAATCCTTACTGTGAAGGGGATGAGAGTGCAGGCCTCGGTTATGGGTATGATTGAAGGTATTATCTATGTAGCTGCATTAGGTCTTGTATTCAGTGATTTATCAAATTATATAAACATGGCTGCTTTTGCATTAGGCTTTGGTGCAGGAGTGTGTGCTGGGAGCTTTTTAGAAGAGAAATTAGCAATTGGTTATGTAACCATTGAAGCAAATATTCCTCAAAAAAATTCAAGTCTCATTAATAGATTAAGAGAAGTTGGATTTAGTGTTTCCACAAGTGAAGTTGAAGGGATGAATTCTATTCGATATCGTTTAGACTGTACAGCCAGAAGAAATAGAGAAAAGGAATTTTATAGGTTAGTCAGTGAGTATGAGCCACATGCGTTTGTTGCATCCTATGAGCCAAGAAATTTTAAAGGTGGATATATTACTAAAGCAATGAAGAAAAGAAGAGAGTTATTCTTGAAAAGGAAGAAGAAGAAAGAACTTGAAAAAAATAATCAAGACATTTAA